A genomic segment from Gossypium hirsutum isolate 1008001.06 chromosome D04, Gossypium_hirsutum_v2.1, whole genome shotgun sequence encodes:
- the LOC107955150 gene encoding immediate early response 3-interacting protein 1: protein MGLWTILEGFLLLANALAILNEDRFLAPRGWSFSEFSAGRTKSFKGQLIGLIYATQYMRVPLILLNAICIFVKLVSG from the coding sequence ATGGGCTTGTGGACGATATTAGAAGGATTTTTACTTCTTGCAAATGCTTTGGCAATATTAAATGAGGATCGTTTTCTTGCTCCCAGAGGATGGAGTTTCTCGGAATTCTCTGCGGGGCGTACAAAGTCATTTAAAGGGCAACTTATTGGTCTCATTTACGCCACTCAATACATGAGAGTTCCTCTCATACTACTCAATGCAATCTGCATTTTTGTTAAGCTAGTTTCTGGTTGA